Proteins from one Pseudomonas grandcourensis genomic window:
- the ppk2 gene encoding polyphosphate kinase 2, with translation MAKKKAATKGKPVESGKLKSKVYLEELAQLHVEMVKLQEWVQHTGAKVCIIFEGRDGAGKGGTIKALTERVSPRVFRVMALPAPTEREKSQMYVQRYLPHLPAAGEVVIFDRSWYNRAGVERVMGFCTEEQVRSFLTVVPRVEQALVESGIILIKYWLEVSQEEQTRRLKERITDGRKIWKLSPMDLKSYNRWYDYSRARDDMFEATDTEFAPWRVANSNDKRRARLNIISDVLNSIPYEEVPRAKVKLPKRQSPGNYRDPNYPFKYIAEKF, from the coding sequence ATGGCGAAGAAGAAGGCCGCAACCAAAGGCAAACCGGTTGAAAGCGGCAAGCTCAAGAGCAAGGTGTATCTCGAGGAACTGGCGCAGCTGCATGTCGAGATGGTCAAGCTGCAGGAGTGGGTGCAGCACACCGGCGCCAAGGTCTGCATCATCTTCGAGGGCCGCGATGGCGCCGGCAAGGGCGGGACCATCAAGGCGCTCACCGAACGGGTCAGCCCGCGGGTGTTCCGGGTAATGGCGCTGCCGGCGCCGACCGAGCGGGAAAAAAGCCAGATGTATGTGCAGCGTTATCTGCCGCACCTGCCGGCGGCCGGTGAAGTGGTGATCTTCGATCGCAGCTGGTACAACCGCGCCGGAGTCGAGCGGGTCATGGGCTTTTGCACCGAAGAGCAGGTGCGCAGTTTTCTCACCGTGGTGCCGCGCGTCGAGCAGGCGCTGGTGGAATCGGGAATCATCCTGATCAAGTACTGGCTGGAAGTGAGCCAGGAGGAACAGACCCGGCGCCTCAAGGAACGTATCACCGACGGGCGCAAGATCTGGAAGCTGTCACCCATGGACCTCAAGTCCTATAACCGCTGGTACGACTACTCCCGTGCCCGGGACGACATGTTCGAGGCCACCGACACCGAGTTCGCCCCGTGGCGGGTCGCCAACTCGAATGACAAACGACGGGCGCGACTGAACATCATCAGCGATGTGCTCAACAGCATTCCCTACGAGGAAGTACCGCGGGCGAAAGTGAAACTGCCCAAGCGCCAAAGTCCCGGCAACTATCGGGATCCGAACTATCCGTTCAAGTACATCGCGGAAAAATTCTAG